The nucleotide sequence CGACGCAGAATACCGTTGTCGTCGAACAGGTGCAGGTACAACCCCGTGTAACGACTGCGTTTGTTGCTAAGTCGAATTTCCAACCGCAGACGGTCCTCGAATTTTCAAACCAAACCGTCAAAGTGGACGCCCCGATTAATCCGAATGTACCGAGAGTGGTTACGCCGAACGCACCCGTGCCGACTGTTGTAACACACGCCGACCTACCTGTTTCGGATGCACCCGGTGCCTTGGCGTTCTCCGCACCCGTCGCAACTGCTCCCTCCGCCGGACCGGCTAACATCGGTCGTGGTGTCGCAGGCAGCGTCGTGCAGGTGAAAGTCGCTTTTGAACGTCCACCCGGACTCGCAATGGTTGAAAACGTCGGTGCCGCACGCGATGCCCTCGGCGATGTCGTTGAAAACATCACCCTCGGTAACGTTGAAGTGCCACCCCTGGCAAGAGGCGAACCCGGTGGACGCGTTATCGGTAAAGGTAAGGACATCCGCGGCGTCTTCCGTTTCACACGGATCCGTCACAGTCTCTCTGACTGGTGGGCTGATGCTTCTTCCCTCAACGCATTGACAAAGTGGCTCAACGAACGGACGAAAATTAAAACTGACATGAACGTTGAAGGTGGCGCATTGAAACTTACCGATGCCAACCTCTTCAAAACACCCTTCGTCTTTATGACAGGACACGATCCGTCACTCACCCGTTCTCGTAACTTGCTTGGACGGCAGTATGGTGGTGGTAAAATGGATAGCCGTCTCACGGAGACTGAAGCCGCTGGTATGCGTCGCTATCTCGTTGAAAAAGGTGGATTCCTCGTCTTTGACGATTGCGGTGTGAACGCGCCTGCGCAAGCGATGATTCGTCTCTTCCTCGCACAGATGCGCTATGTCATGCCTGAGTATCAAATTGAACGTATTGCTAACGAGCACGAGATTTACGATAACTTCTATGAAATGGGTGGTCCCCCTGTCGGATACGACATCTTCTGGTGGGGTACACGTCCGCCGAAACGGAACTTCCTTGAAGGTATCTCCGTCGGTGAAAAGTTATCGGTTATCATGGTGCGCCGTGATTATATGTGCGCCATGGAGTCTGTCAGTCTCCCGACGCGTAGTGTCCACTATTCACCCGGTGTCTATCGTTTCATGACGAACGTTGTGGTGTATGCGTTGACGCACGGTCAGATTTCTGACTACTCCGGCTATGTGCCTGAAGATACGTTAGCGAAGCAGGAACTTCCGACGAGCGCGCCTGAAGCTGCGAAAGTCGCCGGTTTCGAGTAGACGCTTTGTATTGAAGCGCGGTTTTTAACCTCGCACTGTGTTTGGGCTGTTTAGTTATCCGCTAAGGGCAACTGAGCAGCCCTTACATATTGCAACCCAATCCTCTTTTCAGCGGTCTGAACATAAAGGCCAATTCTTCCCCAACAGCAATTTCCTCTCAGATTAGGTGATAATTCCATGTTCCTGACACTCATTCGGCGAGAGTTGATCGCTAACATTATAACGTTTCGGTTCCTTGTTGCGATGGTTGTCACGCTGTCGTTGGTGGTTGCGAATACCGTTGTCCTGATTGCCGATTACGAACGCCGTCTGACAAGTTATGATACCGCGGTGACGGAACACGATCAGCGATTTTTAACCAGAGCAAGGACCTATTCGGAGGTGGAAGGAGCACTCCTTGTAGACCGACCCCCCAATCCACTGAGCATTTTCAATGCGGGTTTAGATCGACGGCTCGGCAACTCTATCGCTATTCGGCATACCTTTGTCCCAACCCTTTGGGATACCCGATCACACAGCGCGGATAATCCTTTCCTCAACCTGTTTTCCAGTGTCGATTTAGTTCTGATTTTTCAGGTAATTCTCAGTCTGCTGGCACTGCTTTTCGCCCACGATGCAATCGCTGGAGAACGGGAAGCAGGCACGCTCCGCTTCTCAATTGGAGTCCTCTTATCATGAAATTGAGCAGATTTGGGAGAGTTTTGAAAGAGAGCGGATGGATTTCTTAAGGAACGATGAAATTGAAGGGGAAGACTTGAACACCAATATACTTTATTCAGGAAGTTCGGGGGCTCCGCATATTTCAGATCCGACGACACTCAGGT is from Candidatus Poribacteria bacterium and encodes:
- a CDS encoding DUF4159 domain-containing protein; this encodes MSAKRTSGALMTSLVLHAVIAFIAGIYLVTQTEQFKDLVGAEVLQPKEPPKPKVRKPVVKPVIKPTVPTQNTVVVEQVQVQPRVTTAFVAKSNFQPQTVLEFSNQTVKVDAPINPNVPRVVTPNAPVPTVVTHADLPVSDAPGALAFSAPVATAPSAGPANIGRGVAGSVVQVKVAFERPPGLAMVENVGAARDALGDVVENITLGNVEVPPLARGEPGGRVIGKGKDIRGVFRFTRIRHSLSDWWADASSLNALTKWLNERTKIKTDMNVEGGALKLTDANLFKTPFVFMTGHDPSLTRSRNLLGRQYGGGKMDSRLTETEAAGMRRYLVEKGGFLVFDDCGVNAPAQAMIRLFLAQMRYVMPEYQIERIANEHEIYDNFYEMGGPPVGYDIFWWGTRPPKRNFLEGISVGEKLSVIMVRRDYMCAMESVSLPTRSVHYSPGVYRFMTNVVVYALTHGQISDYSGYVPEDTLAKQELPTSAPEAAKVAGFE
- a CDS encoding ABC transporter permease subunit, giving the protein MFLTLIRRELIANIITFRFLVAMVVTLSLVVANTVVLIADYERRLTSYDTAVTEHDQRFLTRARTYSEVEGALLVDRPPNPLSIFNAGLDRRLGNSIAIRHTFVPTLWDTRSHSADNPFLNLFSSVDLVLIFQVILSLLALLFAHDAIAGEREAGTLRFSIGVLLS